A DNA window from Helianthus annuus cultivar XRQ/B chromosome 15, HanXRQr2.0-SUNRISE, whole genome shotgun sequence contains the following coding sequences:
- the LOC118487573 gene encoding receptor-like protein EIX2: protein MRNNIFHKLMLLILLLWLKATAIILVAATKGAAPQCIDKERNALLDFKSYIDQDPYDLLSTWAVDEETTKDCCKWGGVTCNSRTGHVTSLDLSSGDLEGKISPSLFNLSYLSHLDLQGNSFNGTTPMLNGSMTKLRYLDLSINSFSGVIPMFIGSMSRLRYLDLSTNFFNGSIPVFIGSMTRLRYLDLSYNSFSGSIPPDLGSLKNLHFLSLNSLSNCTIENIDWLFHHSHLHHLELDGISLAKANHWVNVILSLQRLSYLSLGGCDLWQVMHPYSPSVSYTSSSIISLYLGNNSLNSSTYHWLFPLTSNRLVDLDLSGNKLGVIPKYFGNFCNLTILSFDNNSMSVNLPDFLNNLSGCTSVTLQELDASSGKFTGSLSDNIQKFSSLEYLSISHNQLNGSISEKVWQLPKLETLDVSSNSLSGAISKSIGTSNIVNVNLSNNSLKGVPSEAYMSNLSSVEQIDLSSCMLGPSFPKWIQKLKSLNYLDIANTNISDTIPVEFWTLWPSQLTHLNLSSNNITGEVTNLSSNFNPNVMSRIDLSSNNFYGSIPYVPSTLEWLDLSRNKLSGGIFFLCEVVDGHLSFLDLSDNSLAGQIPDCLWNFKALKVLNLGQNKLSGRLPASIGYLTNLEVLYLYNNNFFGELPPSLNNCTKLFFLQLQGNKFSGHMPVWIGENLSELYALNLASNNFFGTIPLQLCQLAHLRILDLSKNNLYGTIPLCLNNLTAMVQEGLPPHENVQRFIHEHMYVDHAFIKWKGYLREFNNNLRLLKYIDLSCNNLTGKIPYGLTDLHELIALNLSTNTLLGEIPPKIGEMRNLQILDLSRNKFSGGIPPSMSHMTSLDYMDVSYNNLSGRIPSGTQLQTFEPTRYTGNTGLCGPPLTKYCPGDKELEVAPLVYGSEGEGEDDIQIWFYIGGGTGFATGFWIACVALLVNPRGRKAFFHFLDISKDWVCVKLMMLIAK, encoded by the coding sequence ATGAGAAATAATATTTTCCATAAGCTTATGCTTCTTATTTTGTTGCTATGGTTAAAGGCGACAGCCATCATTCTGGTGGCAGCAACAAAAGGAGCAGCTCCTCAGTGCATCGACAAGGAGAGGAATGCTCTTCTAGATTTCaaatcatacattgatcaagacCCGTACGACCTTCTGTCTACATGGGCAGTTGATGAAGAAACAACCAAGGATTGTTGTAAATGGGGTGGAGTCACTTGCAACAGCCGAACAGGGCACGTCACTAGCCTTGACTTGAGCTCTGGAGATCTTGAAGGTAAAATTAGCCCTTCATTGTTTAACTTAAGCTACTTGAGTCATTTAGACCTTCAGGGGAATTCATTTAATGGAACCACTCCCATGTTAAATGGCTCTATGACGAAATTAAGGTATCTTGACCTCTCCATAAATTCATTTAGTGGAGTCATTCCCATGTTCATTGGTTCCATGTCTAGGTTAAGATATCTTGACCTGTCCACAAATTTCTTTAATGGATCCATTCCTGTGTTCATTGGTTCCATGACTCGGTTAAGGTATCTTGACCTTTCATACAATTCTTTTTCTGGATCCATTCCTCCAGATCTTGGAAGCCTCAAGAACTTGCACTTTTTATCACTTAATTCCCTTAGCAATTGTACAATTGAAAACATAGACTGGTTGTTTCATCATTCTCATTTGCACCACCTTGAATTGGATGGTATTTCCCTAGCCAAGGCAAACCACTGGGTAAATGTGATTCTAAGTCTTCAAAGACTATCATATTTAAGTTTAGGGGGATGTGACCTATGGCAGGTCATGCATCCGTATTCTCCGTCTGTCAGCTATACTTCTTCATCTATCATTAGCCTATATCTTGGAAACAACAGTCTCAATTCATCCACATATCATTGGTTGTTCCCACTGACTAGCAATAGGCTTGTAGATCTTGATCTATCTGGCAACAAGTTGGGTGTGATTCCCAAATATTTTGGAAATTTTTGTAATTTGACAATTTTATCATTTGATAACAACTCAATGTCGGTAAATCTCCCTGATTTCCTTAATAACTTGTCTGGATGCACATCGGTTACATTACAAGAGTTGGATGCTTCGAGTGGCAAATTCACGGGGTCGTTGTCAGATAATATCCAAAAGTTTTCATCCCTAGAATATTTGTCCATTTCTCATAACCAGTTAAATGGCAGTATAAGTGAAAAGGTGTGGCAACTACCCAAGCTTGAAACTCTTGATGTTTCTTCCAATTCTCTTAGTGGTGCCATCTCTAAAAGCATTGGAACATCAAATATTGTAAATGTAAACCTTTCAAACAACTCACTCAAAGGAGTTCCTTCTGAAGCTTACATGTCAAACCTTTCTAGTGTAGAACAAATTGACTTGAGCTCTTGCATGTTAGGGCCTAGTTTCCCTAAATGGATTCAAAAACTGAAAAGTCTTAATTATCTTGATATTGCCAATACCAACATTTCTGACACAATTCCTGTGGAATTTTGGACCTTGTGGCCTTCTCAATTGACACATTTGAATCTCTCTTCCAACAACATTACTGGGGAAGTAACAAATCTATCATCAAATTTCAACCCTAATGTTATGTCAAGAATAGATTTAAGTTCCAACAACTTTTATGGTTCTATACCATATGTCCCGTCCACTTTAGAATGGTTAGACCTTTCCAGAAACAAATTGAGTGGAGGAATTTTCTTTTTGTGTGAGGTTGTTGATGGACATCTATCATTTCTTGATCTCTCGGACAATTCACTGGCCGGACAAATTCCAGATTGTTTGTGGAATTTCAAAGCACTAAAAGTTCTTAATCTGGGACAAAATAAGTTGTCTGGAAGGCTTCCTGCTTCTATTGGGTATTTGACCAATCTTGAGGTTTTGTATTTATACAACAACAACTTCTTTGGAGAACTGCCCCCGTCTTTAAATAATTGCACTAAGTTGTTCTTTTTGCAATTACAAGGCAACAAGTTTTCTGGTCACATGCCTGTTTGGATTGGGGAAAACTTATCGGAGTTGTATGCTCTTAACCTAGCATCAAATAACTTCTTTGGAACCATCCCTCTACAATTATGTCAATTAGCACATCTTCGAATTTTGGACTTGTCAAAAAACAATCTTTATGGAACCATCCCCTTATGTCTTAATAATCTCACGGCAATGGTTCAAGAAGGATTGCCACCTCATGAAAATGTGCAGCGTTTTATCCATGAGCATATGTATGTTGACCATGCTTTCATCAAGTGGAAAGGATATCTACGTGAATTCAACAACAACCTGAGATTGCTAAAGTACATTGATTTGTCATGCAACAATTTAACAGGAAAAATCCCATATGGGCTAACCGATCTCCATGAATTGATTGCACTGAACCTTTCAACAAACACTTTACTTGGAGAGATTCCACCAAAAATTGGCGAAATGAGAAACCTTCAAATTTTGGATTTATCTAGAAATAAGTTTTCAGGAGGAATTCCACCAAGCATGTCTCATATGACTTCATTAGATTACATGGATGTGTCATATAACAATTTGTCGGGTAGAATTCCATCTGGAACTCAACTCCAGACCTTTGAACCTACAAGGTACACCGGAAATACAGGACTTTGTGG
- the LOC110910944 gene encoding uncharacterized protein At2g39795, mitochondrial, with protein MALSTIIRRSAPTVAARLLIGQRALISHQCGSALLVSVNRSKKITTEDSFLGPSVSRYSYSASTALARSSSDDSLLRVIESEINCSEESFEPGEGAPEGFPFQVNDNPGQQTVSLTREYKGEKIHIDVEPSALITGDDDSSDSDDDKDSQSSLPMVVKVSKTGAPSLEFGITAYTKEIVIDSLTVNDPDITEDQTPYEGPRFDELDENMQKGFHKFLETRGIKADATKFLHEYMVNKEHREYTIWLKNLKKFVEA; from the exons ATGGCTTTGAGTACCATAATTCGACGGTCTGCTCCCACTGTTGCTGCCCGACTACTGATCGGTCAGCGAGCCTTGATCAGTCACCAATGCGGTAGCGCCTTGTTGGTCTCCGTGAATCGTTCTAAGAAGATCACTACTGAGGATTCGTTTTTGGGTCCGTCTGTTTCTCGCTATTCTTACTCGGCTTCTACTGCTCTCGCTCGCTCGAGTTCCGATGACTCGCTCCTCCGAGTTATTGAGTCTGAGATTAATTGCTCAGAAGAAAGCTTCGAACCG GGTGAAGGTGCTCCTGAAGGTTTCCCTTTTCAAGTAAACGATAACCCGGGGCAGCAAACAGTGTCTCTAACAAGAGAATACAAAGGCGAAAAAATCCATATCGATGTTGAACCATCGGCCCTGATAACAGGTGACGATGATAGTAGCGATTCAGATGATGATAAAGACAGTCAATCCAGTCTCCCAATGGTTGTCAAAGTTTCCAAAACCGGTGCACCCTCTTTGGAGTTTGGTATCACTGCTTATACCAAAGAGATCGTCATTGACAGCTTAACGGTTAATGATCCAGACATTACCGAAGATCAGACTCCTTATGAAGGACCTAGATTTGA tGAACTGGATGAGAATATGCAAAAGGGATTCCACAAGTTTTTGGAGACAAGGGGGATAAAAGCGGATGCGACAAAGTTTTTGCATGAATACATGGTGAACAAAGAGCATAGAGAGTATACTATCTGGCTTAAGAACCTTAAGAAGTTTGTTGAGGCATGA
- the LOC110913000 gene encoding mannose-1-phosphate guanylyltransferase 1 isoform X2 → MKALILVGGFGTRLRPLTLSFPKPLVDFANKPMILHQVMLNFLKDFESKLGIKITCSQETEPLGTAGPLALARDKLADESGEPFFVLNSDVISEYPLKEMIAFHKSHGGEASLMVTKVDEPSKYGVVVTEESTGKVERFVEKPKIFVGNKINAGIYLLNPSVLDRIELKPTSIEKEIFPKIASANQLFAMVLPGFWMDIGQPKDYITGLRLYLDSLRKKTPSKLTSGAHILGNVLVDEGAKIGEGCLIGPDVAIGPGCVIESGVRLSRCTIMRGVRIKKHACISSSIIGWHSTVGQWARVENMTILGEDVHVGDEIYSNGGVVLPHKEIKASILKPEIVM, encoded by the exons ATGAAGGCACTTATTCTTGTTGGAGGGTTCGGAACTCGACTGAGACCGTTGACTCTCAGCTTCCCAAAACCGCTTGTTGACTTTGCAAACAAACCTATGATCCTGCACCAG GTGATGCTTAACTTTTTAAAGGATTTTGAAAGTAAGCTTGGGATAAAGATAACATGTTCACAAGAGACTGAGCCGCTTGGAACCGCAGGGCCCCTAGCTCTGGCTAGAGATAAGCTAGCCGACGAATCCGGTGAACCGTTTTTTGTTCTCAATAGTGACGTCATCAGTGAGTATCCCCTCAAAGAGATGATTGCGTTTCACAAGTCTCATGGTGGTGAAGCTTCATTAATGGTGACCAAG gTTGATGAGCCTTCAAAATATGGTGTAGTTGTAACGGAGGAATCAACCGGGAAAGTCGAAAGATTCGtcgaaaaaccaaaaatatttgTGGGTAACAAAATCAACGCCGGGATTTATCTTTTAAACCCGTCTGTTCTTGATCGAATCGAGCTCAAGCCCACGTCAATCGAAAAAGAAATTTTCCCAAAAATCGCATCCGCAAATCAGTTATTCGCTATGGTTTTACCCGGGTTTTGGATGGATATCGGTCAGCCAAAAGATTACATCACCGGATTAAGACTATACCTCGACTCGTTAAGAAAGAAGACGCCATCCAAACTGACTAGCGGGGCCCACATCTTAGGTAACGTTTTGGTTGACGAGGGTGCGAAGATCGGTGAAGGGTGCTTAATCGGGCCCGATGTTGCAATCGGGCCGGGATGTGTGATTGAGTCAGGCGTCAGACTCTCCCGGTGCACCATAATGCGTGGGGTCCGCATCAAGAAACACGCTTGTATCTCGAGTAGTATAATAGGGTGGCACTCGACTGTCGGTCAGTGGGCCCGTGTTGAAAACATGACTATTTTGGGAGAAGATGTTCATGTTGGTGATGAGATCTACAGCAATGGTGGTGTGGTTCTGCCACATAAGGAGATCAAGGCTAGTATCTTGAAGCCAGAGATAGTTATGTGA
- the LOC110913000 gene encoding mannose-1-phosphate guanylyltransferase 1 isoform X1 encodes MKALILVGGFGTRLRPLTLSFPKPLVDFANKPMILHQIEALKDIGVTEVVLAINYQPEVMLNFLKDFESKLGIKITCSQETEPLGTAGPLALARDKLADESGEPFFVLNSDVISEYPLKEMIAFHKSHGGEASLMVTKVDEPSKYGVVVTEESTGKVERFVEKPKIFVGNKINAGIYLLNPSVLDRIELKPTSIEKEIFPKIASANQLFAMVLPGFWMDIGQPKDYITGLRLYLDSLRKKTPSKLTSGAHILGNVLVDEGAKIGEGCLIGPDVAIGPGCVIESGVRLSRCTIMRGVRIKKHACISSSIIGWHSTVGQWARVENMTILGEDVHVGDEIYSNGGVVLPHKEIKASILKPEIVM; translated from the exons ATGAAGGCACTTATTCTTGTTGGAGGGTTCGGAACTCGACTGAGACCGTTGACTCTCAGCTTCCCAAAACCGCTTGTTGACTTTGCAAACAAACCTATGATCCTGCACCAG ATTGAAGCTCTTAAGGATATAGGAGTCACCGAAGTGGTTCTGGCTATTAATTATCAACCTGAG GTGATGCTTAACTTTTTAAAGGATTTTGAAAGTAAGCTTGGGATAAAGATAACATGTTCACAAGAGACTGAGCCGCTTGGAACCGCAGGGCCCCTAGCTCTGGCTAGAGATAAGCTAGCCGACGAATCCGGTGAACCGTTTTTTGTTCTCAATAGTGACGTCATCAGTGAGTATCCCCTCAAAGAGATGATTGCGTTTCACAAGTCTCATGGTGGTGAAGCTTCATTAATGGTGACCAAG gTTGATGAGCCTTCAAAATATGGTGTAGTTGTAACGGAGGAATCAACCGGGAAAGTCGAAAGATTCGtcgaaaaaccaaaaatatttgTGGGTAACAAAATCAACGCCGGGATTTATCTTTTAAACCCGTCTGTTCTTGATCGAATCGAGCTCAAGCCCACGTCAATCGAAAAAGAAATTTTCCCAAAAATCGCATCCGCAAATCAGTTATTCGCTATGGTTTTACCCGGGTTTTGGATGGATATCGGTCAGCCAAAAGATTACATCACCGGATTAAGACTATACCTCGACTCGTTAAGAAAGAAGACGCCATCCAAACTGACTAGCGGGGCCCACATCTTAGGTAACGTTTTGGTTGACGAGGGTGCGAAGATCGGTGAAGGGTGCTTAATCGGGCCCGATGTTGCAATCGGGCCGGGATGTGTGATTGAGTCAGGCGTCAGACTCTCCCGGTGCACCATAATGCGTGGGGTCCGCATCAAGAAACACGCTTGTATCTCGAGTAGTATAATAGGGTGGCACTCGACTGTCGGTCAGTGGGCCCGTGTTGAAAACATGACTATTTTGGGAGAAGATGTTCATGTTGGTGATGAGATCTACAGCAATGGTGGTGTGGTTCTGCCACATAAGGAGATCAAGGCTAGTATCTTGAAGCCAGAGATAGTTATGTGA